One genomic region from Pecten maximus chromosome 5, xPecMax1.1, whole genome shotgun sequence encodes:
- the LOC117326755 gene encoding 8-oxo-dGDP phosphatase NUDT18-like, with amino-acid sequence MKQGKAVPVTKVDISSERSDSFEPVTKSNVGYIVSAVIINDVGQILMMQEAKYSCYGTWYLPAGRMERGENLEQAVMREVEEETGLTFQPTTLISVEFGCGTWYRFNFTGYVTGGKLKTLKEKDKESLQAEWIDFVNIKTRTLKLRSPDIIQLINIARKYNSLGEDCRHSHNMPALVPYNRLIHRVILTHCSFNGDIQVLTTDKEGLHLPTTYISPFDFSLMISVFSVIKEAFGASDFQLKMKGLISVEHQGVPASNKDGLCLTSLLQMDGLEIEPSPRSDSSYKWTSLNKLDPTFNVQLIAHLKENGCVPLLDI; translated from the exons ATGAAGCAG GGAAAAGCAGTTCCTGTCACTAAGGTTGACATCAGCAGTGAACGGTCAG ATTCCTTTGAGCCTGTGACAAAAAGCAATGTAGGCTATATTGTTAGTGCAGTCATTATCAATGACGTGGGACAAATTCTCATGATGCAAGAGGCGAAATATTCTTGCTACGGGACCTGGTATCTACCAGCTGGCCGCATGGAGCGGGGCGAAAACCTCGAG CAAGCAGTGATGAGGGAAGTTGAGGAGGAAACAGGGCTAACATTTCAACCCACCACTCTGATTTCTGTCGAGTTTGGTTGTGGAACTTGGTACAGATTTAACTTTACCGGTTATGTGACAG gtGGGAAGTTAAAAACGCTGAAGGAGAAAGACAAGGAATCCCTTCAGGCCGAGTGGATTGACTTCGtcaatataaaaacaagaaCACTCAAGCTGCG AAGCCCTGATATCATACAACTCATTAACATCGCCAGAAAATACAACAGTCTCGGTGAGGACTGTCGACATTCCCATAACATGCCGGCCCTCGTCCCATACAATCGTCTCATACACCGAGTTATACTCACACACTGTTCCTTTAATGG AGATATCCAGGTGCTGACTACAGATAAGGAGGGACTACATCTACCTACAACTTACATCTCACCGTTTGATTTCTCATTAATGATCTCCGTATTTTCTGTGATAAAG GAAGCCTTTGGGGCGTCAGATTTTCAGCTGAAAATGAAAGGCCTGATATCTGTAGAACACCAGGGGGTTCCAGCCAGCAACAAAGATGGACTGTGTTTGACATCTCTGCTGCAAATGGACGGGCTGGAGATCGAGCCTTCTCCACGGTCCGACTCTTCCTACAAATGGACGTCGCTCAATAAACTAGACCCAACCTTTAATGTCCAGCTGATAGCTCACCTGAAGGAAAATGGATGTGTCCCTCTACTCGACATATAA